Within the Vibrio tasmaniensis genome, the region CAATTGCAGTAAAACCCGTATCGTACTTGGTGATTGGTATACTCAGGGATCAGTTCTGGTCTTCACCTCGCAAGGTTTTGAACTACAGAATCGAGCGTTTGGCAATCGCTTTTAGCATCACGGTTAAACTTTCACTTTTATTATTATCATCGGTCAGATTTTCTTCTATTGTATATGGTAATTTTTCTTAAATTAGCTATCATCTGTCTATCAAAAATAAACCGAACACAGTACCAAGTTGAAATATTCATACGTAGCGCGTCAACCAATACTCGATGCAGACAAGAAGACCATAGGTTACGAGTTGCTATTTAGGGATGGTCCTAAGAACACTTTCCCTGAAGTAGAGCCCGAACTCGCTACTAGCCGTTTGCTTTCCGATCACTTCTTATCTACCCACTATAATACATTGGGCGATAAGCTTGGGTTCGTTAATTTCCCTTATGCAAGCTTGGTTAACCTAGTCCCAACTCTGTTTCCAAAAGAGAGCCTAGTTGTCGAGGTGTTGGAAGACTGTGAGCCAACAGACGAACTGCTAGAAGCAATCATCACAATTTATAATGCGGGTTACACGATCGCGTTAGACGACTTTGTGCCGAGCAAAGCATGGAAACGCTTCTTACCCTACGTATCAATTATCAAGTTCGACATACGTTTGATCTCAATTGCTAAAGCAGCGATGTTCATGAACACTCTGAAAGAGTTGAATATCGAGTTTCTAGCAGAGAAAGTAGAAACGCACGAAGAATATCAAGAAGCGATCCAAGCTGGGTTTACCTATTTTCAAGGCTACTTTTTTAGCAAACCGGAAATGATCCAAACGCGAGCATTGAACCCTGCTTTTTTAACCATTGTTCAACTGTTGAAAGAGATTGCCAACGATCCTATCAACTTTGCCGAAGTAGAGCGTTTGATTACCCTTGATATGACCATGTCGTATAAGCTGCTTTCATACGTAAACTCCGCAGGTGGCTCATCAACACCGATTCGTTCATTCCACCAAGCGCTTGTTTATCTTGGTGAACAGAAGCTACGTAAGTTAGTTTCACTGGTTGCTATCGCATCCGCGAAAGAAGATAAGCCAGACTCACTCTATGGTTTAGCTGTGATACGCGCACGTCAATGTGAACTCTTGGTCAAAAAAATGAATGTTAAGGTCGAGCCTGGACAAGCCTTTTTAACCGGCATGTTTTCGCTGCTTGACTCCCTATTCGATCTGCCTTTGGAAAAAGTATTGGACTCGGTGCCGATCGATGATGAAATTAAACAAGCCTTGATACAACGTAAAGGTGTGCTAGGTGCCATTTTGGCGATGGTCATTGCTTATGAACAAGCTCGCTGGGATGAAGTAACGCGCATCCGTAAGTTGCTCAAACTCAACGAAGCTGAGCTAGGTCAAGCTTATGACGAAGCAACCTCTTGGACTCAAGATCTGCTGTGCTCTACTTCGAAATAGCTCACGTTACACAAGGATTTCAATAGAAACTCAGCTTTGGTGAGCGATCGTTT harbors:
- a CDS encoding EAL and HDOD domain-containing protein, which translates into the protein MKYSYVARQPILDADKKTIGYELLFRDGPKNTFPEVEPELATSRLLSDHFLSTHYNTLGDKLGFVNFPYASLVNLVPTLFPKESLVVEVLEDCEPTDELLEAIITIYNAGYTIALDDFVPSKAWKRFLPYVSIIKFDIRLISIAKAAMFMNTLKELNIEFLAEKVETHEEYQEAIQAGFTYFQGYFFSKPEMIQTRALNPAFLTIVQLLKEIANDPINFAEVERLITLDMTMSYKLLSYVNSAGGSSTPIRSFHQALVYLGEQKLRKLVSLVAIASAKEDKPDSLYGLAVIRARQCELLVKKMNVKVEPGQAFLTGMFSLLDSLFDLPLEKVLDSVPIDDEIKQALIQRKGVLGAILAMVIAYEQARWDEVTRIRKLLKLNEAELGQAYDEATSWTQDLLCSTSK